GCATTTCGGCTCGCGGCTGGCGTTCGGGCCGGACGGGATGCTGTACGTGACGATGGGCGAGCGGTCCGACCCGCAGACGCGGCCGCAGGCGCAGCAGATGAACAGCCACCTGGGCAAGACGCTGCGCATCAACCCCGACGGCTCGGTGCCGCGCGACAACCCGTTCGTGGGGCAGTCCGGCGCGTTGCCGGAAATCTTCTCCGTGGGCCACCGCAACATCCAGTCGTCCACGTTCGACGCGCAGGGCCGCTTCTGGATCGTGGAGCACGGACCGCGGGGCGGGGACGAGGTGAACTTGGTGCAGGCGGGCAAGAACTACGGCTGGCCGATCACCACGTACGGGATGGAGTACTCGGGGCAGGCCATCGCGGGCGCATCCACGCAGCGCGCGGGCTTCGAGCAGCCGGTGTACTACTGGGACCCGGTGATCGCCCCGTCGGGCGCGCAGTTCTACACGGGCAGCGCGTTCCCGGCGTGGCGCGGCAGCCTGTTCATCGGCGGGCTGCGCGAGATGCGGCTGGTGCGGCTGGTGATCCAGGGCGACCGCGTGACGGGCGAGGAGCACCTGCTGACGGACCGCCGCAAGCGCATCCGCGACGTGCGCCAGGGGCCGGACGGCGCGCTGTACGTGATCACGGACGAGGACAGCGCCGAACTCTGGCGGATCGCGCCGCGGAGCTGAACTGCAGGGGGATCACGCAGAGCCGCAGAGACGCAGGAGAGAGTTCTCGCCTGCGTCTCTTCGCGTCGTGCCTCCACACAGCCGGATGACAGGGGCGCGCCCCAGGCTTAGACCCGTGGATCATCCCTGTTGCCGGCGCATGCCTCGGCTGGGCCGGGCGAATGAATTCGCTGCAACAACCACACGAAGTCCGCCTTCGCGGACTAGCCTGTTCTCGCGTGTGGCGGAGTGTGTGGCGCGCCCTGGATTGTGTGGCGCCCAGGATCAGCCCTTGGCGAACGCGGCGGTGAAGGCGTCGCGGGAGGCCTGGAGGATGCGGTCGCTGAGCGCGGGGTCGTCCACGGCGCGGGCCAGCATCACGGCCCCGGCGAGACCCGACATCAGCGCCAGGGCCCGGTCGGTCCGGTCCGCGCCCTCGACCTCGGGAAGCAGCCGGACCAGCATGGCGAGGGCCTGCTGAACACTCCCGGTGAACGCCGTGCGCACCTCCGGCGAGTGGCGCGACACTTCCGTCGCCAGCGCCGGCATCAGGCACCCGGCGCCTGGATCGTCGCGGTGCGCGGGGCTGGCGTACGCGCCGATGAACGCCGCCAGCCGTTCTTCCGGCGGTGCCTTCCGCGCGATGTCGATCAGCCGGGCCGTGGACTGCTCCAGCGCGCATCCGCACGCCTCGGCCACGAGCTGGTCCTTGTTGCGGAAGTGGGCGTAGAAGCCGCCATGGGTGAGGCCCGCGCGGCCCATCACCTCGCCCACGCTCACCCCCTCCACGCCTTCCTCGCGAAAGGCGCGCGCGGCGGCGCTCACGATCTGCTCGCGCGTCCGCTCCTTG
This Longimicrobium sp. DNA region includes the following protein-coding sequences:
- a CDS encoding PQQ-dependent sugar dehydrogenase, with amino-acid sequence ADCTPLETRPANTPSNQPAFAGQTRVCGVNSNVAFDVTVVARGLQKPWSVEPLPDGRFLVTEKAGRMRIVSAAGQVGSPIAGVTPVDARGQGGLLDVALSPRFATDRTVFWSFTEPRDGGNGTSVARGVLSADGSRLEQVRVILHTQPTYANNMHFGSRLAFGPDGMLYVTMGERSDPQTRPQAQQMNSHLGKTLRINPDGSVPRDNPFVGQSGALPEIFSVGHRNIQSSTFDAQGRFWIVEHGPRGGDEVNLVQAGKNYGWPITTYGMEYSGQAIAGASTQRAGFEQPVYYWDPVIAPSGAQFYTGSAFPAWRGSLFIGGLREMRLVRLVIQGDRVTGEEHLLTDRRKRIRDVRQGPDGALYVITDEDSAELWRIAPRS
- a CDS encoding TetR/AcrR family transcriptional regulator, producing the protein MTRYPSGHKERTREQIVSAAARAFREEGVEGVSVGEVMGRAGLTHGGFYAHFRNKDQLVAEACGCALEQSTARLIDIARKAPPEERLAAFIGAYASPAHRDDPGAGCLMPALATEVSRHSPEVRTAFTGSVQQALAMLVRLLPEVEGADRTDRALALMSGLAGAVMLARAVDDPALSDRILQASRDAFTAAFAKG